Below is a genomic region from Salmo salar chromosome ssa11, Ssal_v3.1, whole genome shotgun sequence.
ataggttcaggagtaaaattttggtttaacaagtcacataagtcgcatggactcactctgtgtgcaatattagtttttaacatgattttttaatgactacctcatcgctgtaccccacacatgTAATTATatgtaagatccctcagtcgagcagtgaatttcaaacacatagaccagggaggttttccaatggctcCCAAAGAATTGGTAGATCGGTAAAATTAGGAAAAAAAGctgatattgaatatccctttgagcatggtgaagttattaagtacactttggatggtgtattactATCAatacaccaggtcactacaaagatacaggtgtccttcctaactcagttgctggagaggaaggaaaccgttcagggattttaccatgaggccaacggtgactttaaaacagtttgttttttcctatcacagccattaaactctaaggatggatcaacaacattgtagttactccacaatactaatctaattgacagagtgaaagcaaggaaacctgtacagaataaaatgtttccaaaacatgcatcatgtttacaaggcactgaagtaacactgcaaaaaatgtggtaaagcaattcactttttgccatgaatacaaagcgttaaaacggaatggagctaagcacaggcaaaatcctagaggaaaacctggttcagtctgctttccaccagacaccgggagattaattcacctttcagcaggacaataacctaaaacacaaggccaaatctacaccggagttgtttaccaagaagacagtgaatgttcctgattggccaagttacagttttgacttaaatctgtttgAAAATATGTcaggacttgaaaatggttgtccagcaatgatcaacaaccaatttgacagaacatttaaaaaaataatggcCAAATACTGTACAATCTAGGTgtccaaagctcttagagatttccccagaaagattcacagctgtaattgctccAAAGCTGATTCTGGGGTGTAAATCAGATATTGTAAatcagatatttctgtatttcattttcaaaacatttgctaaaatttctgaaACATgtgttcactttgttattatggggtaatgtgtatagatgggtgagagataatttttatttttttattaatgttgaattcaggctgtaacaacaaaatatggaataaatCAAGCGGTGTGaagtttctgaaggcaccgtgTACATAATTGCTGTGGCGACATAAACAAAAAAAAGCATAGGCTACCTCATGTTGATGTGATGTCCCTCATTATGGTCAGAATATTGTACTGCTTCCAACAAATGAAAAATCATTTGGGGTGACATCTCAGATAAAGTACACATTATCTCAAATTAAAGTGTGACTAAATTACAGAAGAACAAATATACAGGGCATTGGCAAATTTCTCTACCTAATGTAATAGTTTGGTTATTTATGAACTAATCTAAATGTCCGTCACTACCCAATATCAATAATAAGCTTTTAGTAAATTGTGCGCGCGGAGATGGGCGAAACGGTAAACAAGTCACGAGACCGCATGAACCATTCGACTTTCCATACTTTATACAACCGTTCCATACCCATTTATACAACTGTGTTCCATATCCGTTTCGCAACAGTGACGTTTTGACAAGATAGCCATTGAAAAAACCCTAGCAGCGCGCTTATTGGCTTGTTCTGCTTGCCAGTGTCAGCCTATTGGGCGAAGAGGTGCTACTGTACAACACGACGGAAGACAACAACAGCATTGGGTACTCGAGACCGCCTTCCATATGTCAAGACATTTCAGTAAGAATTTGATAAACTGATTGAAATTGAGTGAAGACAATCTTTAAGAACAGAAGATGTGAGCTAACTACGAAAGTTTGTTTTGAACATTTGATCATAAAAGGCTCCCGGTGGCACACAAAGCAATAACGTTACTAGATAGACCGTTACTGTTTCTATTTGGGTGTGCCACTTGCAATGAGAGGAAATCAACACCGACTGGGTCTTGGAGAAACAGAAATAGCACCACTTCCAAGGTCCAGTTTAACATTGACAGAAGAGGATAGCCAAAATAGAGTCAACCTATAACCACCCTCTTGCAAGTCGTCAGGACACCTTGGGTAAGTTCTAGCTAAATATACTGAAAATATTGAATtcctataaataaataaaatacatgtaTATTGATTTTACCAACAGCCTGCTGTGGTGAGAGTAACGTTCTCCTTACAGTAAGTAGATGGTTATGAGCCACACTATTCCTTACAGTAGATACATATGGTTATGAGCAACactatgccagtctctcttggctaagagttgaggaaagactgactgcatcacttcttgtttttataagaaacattaatgtgttggaaattccaaattatttgcatagtcaactgacacacacacactgacacacacacccacccaccagacatgccaccaggggtcttttcaggtccagaacaaattcaaggaaatgtacagtattacacagagccatgagtgcatggaactcccttccatctaataTAGCACAAGTGAACTGCAAACCTAgtttcaaaaaacaaatgaaACTAATGGCGTCAGCTAATGGGGTTCATAATAAATGAAAATAATTCACTGTGGATGGCCCATTTCTCTTCAGGTATTTACAATGGACTACACACATGATTGTGTGGATGAATGTGAGTCTGATCACTCAGGAACCACACGCAACTCAGAATTCCAGCTCCATGTCTCAACTACAATGAGCAACAGACCAAGACCAGGTCAGAATCAAACTTGCATTTACCCTCAAACCTATAAAGCCTGGATATTGAATATCATGTGAAAATACATTCATACTCAGTTTGGATACATGTGTGAATCTCTTCAGGTATAAATACATCTAACCATTTCTTAattccccccttccctttccactCACTGACACAGGTGAGCGAGTCCGGCTCTACTCAGAGTCCCAGGTGTGCTCCCAGGTTGGCAAAAGGGAAGACACAGAGTTTCAGGATGTGATGACTCCTACTGAGGAGGGTGGGGGTGATGGGGCTTCATTCCGAGGTCGATCACAGTCTGCTCCTCCTGCACTATGGGCTGCAAAGAAATATGGCTGCCAGCTGAGGAGGATGAGTGATGAATTTGACACCTGGCTCGACAAAGGGGTAAGATATGTGGGCTGGCAGAGGAGTGTACAATTGAAAGATTGGGAACAAAGCACTCTCATTCCCATTTACTATATACATGTATAGTAAATGTGTAATATGCGACTTTATCCTTAGCTACATGAATGGACTCCACAGGTCTAAGCATAGTGCATATACCGTAGGAAAATGATTTACCCGAGTATCACTAATTGACAGTGATTGCAGTAAAGACTGCTTTACATAAAAATGTATAGAGTTGACCTTTCAATCTATTTCCCTGCCTAGGTGCCCAAGAGAGGGATTATCCCAAGAGGAGGCAAGCAGAAAGTCTCCCGAGGATGGTTCTCTTTCCTCTGGAGTCCAAAGGAGGCGGAAGGCAGGGAGTGAGAAACCAATACAGTACGCACCTCTTTCAGAGACCAAGGCAAGAAGGAGCTCATACACATTTCCATAATGACTGGACCACACCTGAAATATTCACGTCTCATAGGCATACTTTTGCTTAAATTACAGTGTCTATGGAGAATATCAATTCAAATGTGACCTTTTTGTacaatcaaatcaaacgttatgCAAAAATGCATTGCATATTGAAAACATGTTGCAATATTACCAAAAAGTGATTCAGTGCATAATAAATGCATTTTCAAAGAAATGCAGTCATTAAAAAGCGACAATCTCTTGTGCCAATTACATATTTATAAACATATTTGCAGAGAAATGTCAAATTGTTCTATGAAATGTTTCTACATTTGTAAGTATGAATTTCAAAGCGTAGGCTAATAACTAATGGTTTGAAATAAACAAAATGTAAATATACTTTAATGATTCTTAAAATATGAAACCTCTGAAAAGGACAACTGATCTGTGATGACAATAATTATAAGACGGGTATGTTGTACAAAACGTTTTATTATAGATGCTAGCCTATTAAATGCCTTTATCTGCAAAAACATTAGTGCATTCTGACTTGACATAGGCACATGTAACTCCAGTGTGCGATAGAATGAGTAGATTTACGTAGACTTAGATGGACAGGCACCTATTTCAAGTCAGGGTATTGCCAAAAACGTAAAAGTAGATGTTCAATTATCTTCATACATACTTAACTGATACACtaagtttattttggtattgttctTAAACTTAGATGCATTACATTTCATTATCTTCTTTCATTTGCAATA
It encodes:
- the LOC106563493 gene encoding bcl2-associated agonist of cell death encodes the protein MDYTHDCVDECESDHSGTTRNSEFQLHVSTTMSNRPRPGERVRLYSESQVCSQVGKREDTEFQDVMTPTEEGGGDGASFRGRSQSAPPALWAAKKYGCQLRRMSDEFDTWLDKGVPKRGIIPRGGKQKVSRGWFSFLWSPKEAEGRE